Part of the Desulfovibrio sp. ZJ209 genome, GGCCACGCGCGAAACGCCGATGCCGTAGCAGCCCATGATCATGAGCTTTTCCTTGCCGTTCTCGTCCAGGAAAGCGGCGTGCATGCTTGAGCTGTACTTGAGGCCGAGCATGAAGATGTGGCCCACCTCGATGCCCCGGGTGAGCGAAAGGCGCCCGCCGCAGCGCGGGCAGACATCGCCCTCGATGACCTCGCGCAGGTCCGCCCAGGCGGTGATGCTGGCGTCGCGGTTGAGGTCCACGTGCATGAGGTGGGTGTCGCCCTTGTTGGCGCCGGTGACGTAGTTGGTGCCGCCCTGAAGCTCGAGGTCCGCATAAATGGGGAGCTTCAGCCCCACGGGCCCGGCAAAGCCGAGCGGCGCCTGGGTAAGTGCCTCCACGGCGGCGGAGTTGGCGAGCTCCACCTCCTGAGCCTTGAGGAGGTTCTTGAGCTTGACGGGATTGACCTCGCGGTCGCCGCGCACGAGCACGGCCACGGTCTCGCCGTCCACGCTGAAGAGCATGGTCTTCACGAGCTCCTTCGGCGAGATGCCGAGCAGGGTGGTCACCTCCTCCACCGTATGCGCGCCGGGCGTGGCCACGGGCTTCACGTCCGGGCAGGCGTCGGTGCATTGCTTACCCGTCCACACCGCCTCGGCGCGCTCCAGGTTGGCCGCGTAGTCGCAGGAATCGCACACCGCGATGGTGTCCTCGCCGGTGTCGGCGAGCACCATGAACTCATGCGAGAAATTACCGCCGATGGAGCCCGTGTCCGCCTCCACGGCGCGGAAGCGAAGCCCGAGGCGCGTAAAGATGCGCACATAGGCGTCATACATGAGCTGGTAGCTCTTCTGCGCGCCCTCCATGTCCGCATCGAAGGAATAGGCGTCCTTCATGAGGAATTCGCGGCCGCGCATGAGGCCGAAGCGTGGCCGGATCTCGTCGCGGAACTTGGTCTGGATCTGGTAGAGCCGGACGGGGAGCTGGCGGTACGAGCGCACCTCGCCGCGCACGAGGTCGGTGATGACCTCCTCATGCGTGGGGCCGAGGCAATATTCGCGGTCATTGCGGTCGCGGAAGCGGAGCAGCTCCTTGCCGTAATGCTCCCAGCGGCCGGTCTCCTTCCAGAGGTCGGCCGGCTGCACCATGGGCAGCAGCAGCTCCTGGAAGCCCGCGGCCGCCATTTCCTCGCGGATGACGTCGGCGATCTTGGTGATGACCTTGAGCCCGAGCGGCAGGTAGATATAGAGGCCCGAAGTGAGGCGGCGCACCATGCCGGCGCGCAGCAACAGCTTGTGGCTGACCACCTCGGCGTCGGCCGGGCTTTCCTTGAGCGTGGGAATGTAACAGGAGCTGAAGCGCATGCTGGTCCTTTGCGATGCTGTTGGGGTTGGGGCCGGATGCCGTTTATGCCCCGCCGGCGCCGGACGGCGCGCCTGCGCCGTCGAGGAGCTTCTGGAGCTCTTCCATGAAGGCCGCGAGCAGTGCTTCCTGGCCGCGCGCCACGCGCACGACTTCGCCCTTGCGGAAAATGATGCCCTTGCCGCGGCCTCCCGCGAGGCCGATGTCCGCCTCGCGCGCCTCGCCCGGGCCGTTGACCACGCAGCCCATGACCGCCACCTTGAGGGGCGCCGTGGTGGTGGCAAGGCGCTCCTCCACCGCTCGCAGCAGGGCGAAAAGGTCGATCTCGGTGCGGCCGCAGGTGGGGCAGGAAATGATCTCGGGCCCGCGCGAGCGCAAGCCCAGGGCGCGCAATATCTCCCAGGCGACCGCCACTTCCTCCACCGGGTCCGCGGTGAGCGAGACCCGCAGGGTATCGCCGATGCCTTCATGGAGCAGGATGCCGAGCCCCACGGACGACTTCACCGTGCCGCGCATGGAGCCGCCGGCCTCGGTGACGCCGATGTGCAGCGGGCAGTCGCAGGCCTCGGCGAGGCGCCGGTAGGCCGTGATGGTGTCGAGCACCGAGGAGGACTTGAGGGAAATCTTGACATCGTAAAAACCGCGGCGCTCCAGCAGGCGCAGATGGCCGAGCGCGCTTTCCACAAGGGCCTCCGGCCTGGGGCCCCCGAAGCGCTCGAGCAGCGGCTTTTCGAGGGAGCCGCCGTTGACCCCGATGCGCACGACGGCCCCGTGCGCCTTGGCCGCGTCCACCACGCGGTCCACATGGGCGGCGGGGCCGATATTGCCCGGATTGATGCGCAGCCCCTCGAGGCCGGCCTCCAGGGCCGCGACGGCGAGGCGGTGGTCGAAATGGATGTCCGCGATGAGCGGCACGGGCGAGCCGGCGCGGATGGCGGGGAGCGCCCTGACCGCGGCCTCGTCCGGCACGGCCACGCGCACGGCCTCGCAGCCGGCGGCCACAAGGCGGCGGATCTGGGCCACGGTGGCCTCGGCGTCGCGGGTGTCGGTATTGGTCATGCTTTGCACCATCACAGGCGCGCCGCCGCCAATACGCAAGCTGCCGAGCCGCACTTCGCGGCTGTTCCCGCCCATAGAAGCCCCCGTTTTTCTGACACCGGAAGGAAAATCGCGCCGCCGCGCGGGAAAATCCTGCCGCCGCGCACGCCAGCGCCCCGCTGCGCCATAGGCGCAAAGGCGCTTTCCGCAGGCCAAATTTTCCGCGCCAGCCATTGACAAAGCCGAAATCTACGCTATTTCCCGGGGCAAGCCAAGTCAATTTCTGGAATATATCTTGCAGATATTTTTGCGGGAAATTCTCCCGGCAGGAATGGCCCCCACATGGCCTCAAGTTTCCCGCCGGGACGCCGATAGAACGAATGCGCCTGTCCCGGCCACGGAGAGGTCCTTATGAAGAACCCGTATCGCCTTGCGCTTTTCAGCGTTTTCCTGCTCGCCGTGCTCGCAGGGTGCAGCACCAGGGGCACGGCCAATGACCCCGGCTATGTGGACGCCGTGGAGATCAAGCTCAAGTGCCGCGAGCTCGCGGACCAGATGCTCGCCACCGTGCCCAACGACGCCCTGCAGGGCTTCGTTGCCATGCCCACCTCCTTCGTGGATGAAAACAACACCTCCACTTCCTCGCCGCTCGGCCGCCTGATGGCGGAATCCATGTTTTACGAATTCAACCAGCGGGGCTTCCCCACGCGGGAATACCGGCTGACCGGCAAGATCTCCGTGGTGGGCGGACGCGACGACCTCGCGCTCGTCGCCAACCAGGTGGTCCCCTACGAAGGCCAGAAATGGGCCGCGCTCGTGGTGGGCACCTACTATGTGGACAAGGACGCGACCTTCGTCAACGTGCGCCTCGTGCGCGCCTCCGACGGCCTTGTGCTCCGCACGGGCGAGCTCGTGCTCGTCAATACGCCCGTCGTGCTGCGCATGGGCAAGAGCGACCCGCCGGCCGTGCCCGTGGCGGCATCCGCGCCTTCCCAGCCCGCTGGGCCCCGCATCAATGGCGGCCTGTACGGGCAGCTCCCGGCGCCGGCCGATACGCTGAAAAGCGGCAGCGTGAGGATTATCCAGGGCAAATGATGCGGAAAACACAGACAGAAAACCGGGAAGCCCCCATGCGAAAGCTCCTGCCGGCCCTGCTCGCGGCGCTCCTCGCGCTCACCGCCCCGCTCGCGGGCTGCGGCGCGCACGACACGCGCATCGAGCGCGGGCCCAATATCAGTTGGGACTATGTGGAACAGGGCCGCGAATACCGCGACCAGGGCCGCTTTGAACTCGCAAGGCAAAGCTATGCGCTGGCCCTTTCCACCTGCCGCAACGATGCGGACCTTGCCATCATCAAACGTGAACTCGCCAGTGTGGAGCTCGAGATCCGCACCATGCGCTGAGGTATGCCATGCCCCGCCTCGTTCTCATCATCCTCGTTCTCGCCGTCCTGCTCTTCCCGCTGGCCGCGGCGGCCGGCAATGTGCCCCGCGCCGGGGAGGACATCGCCGAGCAGCTCGACGAGCAGCTCATGATGCGCTATGCGGGCTCAAGCCCGGACATGAGCAAGAAGGAGCTTCGCGCGCTCGCGCGCTCGCGCATCCTCATCATGGGCACCACCCCGGCCAATCTCAACAACCTCGAGCAGGCCAACCCGCTCGCCCGCCAGATGCTGGAGGAAGTCTCCAGCGACCTCGTGGACATGGGCTACCGTTATGAGGAGCTGCGCCGCGGCAAGGACATCCGCTTTGACAAGCGCACCGGCGAATTCATCCTCACCCGCGACGTGCGCAAGCTCGCGAGCAAGTCCGGGGTGGGCCAGGCCATCCTCGCCGGCACCTATGTGGTGAGCGGCCAGCAGGTGCGCTTCACCATGAGCCTCATTTCCGTGGCCACCAACGAGGTCATCGCCAAGGCCATGGGCACGGTGCCCATCACACCCGACCTCGTCCCGCTGCTGCAGGAGAACATGCCCGCGGGCAGCGGCCTCAAGCCCAGTGTCTACACGCGCCTCCAATAGGCGCCACCCCCCGCTTGTCTCCCGCCGGCGCATGGACTACCATGCGCCAGCGGCGTTTAAAGGCCCGGGACTGCTCCCTGCGCAGCCCTTCCACCTTGTTGCGGGTGCCCGATGGCGAAGATCCTTGTTATCCAGGCCGCGCGCTTTGGCGACCTCGTCCAGAGCAAGCGGCTCCTCCTCAGCCTTGCGGCAGAGGGCGCGCTGCATCTCGCCGTGGACGCAAGCCTGGCCCCGTTGGCGCGCCTGCTCTATCCCGGCGTTTCAGTCCATCCCTTCGCCTTCCACGGCCATGACGAGGCCCGGGCCCTTGCGGAAAACCTCCCGGCCATGGAGGGTCTGCGAGAGCTTTCGCCCGACCTTGTCTATAACTGCAATTTTTCCGTCCTCACGGGCGCCCTCTGCCGCCTGTTCGCCCCGGAGACGGTTATCGGCTACCGGCCGGCCCCTGTCTCCGACGGCGGCCTTCTGCGCTCGCCATGGGCGCGGCTGGCCTTCCAGCTGAGCCGCCGGCGGCGCATCTCGCCCCTCAATCTCGTGGATTTCTGGGCATGGTTCGCGCCCGCGCCCATGGCGCCCGGGCTCGTCAACCCGGATGCGCGCCCCGGGGGCAGGGGCCTCGGCGTTGCCCTTGCCGGCCGCGAGGCGCGACGCTCGCTCCCCGTGCCCGTGCTCGCCGAGGTGGTCAAGACGCTGGCCGCCCTGCTCGGGAACCCGCGCATCGTCCTTTTGGGGAGCGCCAGCGAACGCCCGGCCGCGCACAAGCTCCTGCGGGAGCTGCCCCCGCGCGCGGCGGCGCAGGTGGAGGACCTCTCCGGCAAAACGGACTGGGCCGGCCTTGTGGACGCCGTCAGCGGGCTCGATGCCCTCGTCACGCCGGATACCGGCCTCATGCACCTCGCCGCCCACCTCGGGGTGCCGGTGCTGGCCTTTTTTCTCTCCTCCGCCTGGGCTCACGAGACCGGCCCCTATGGCCTCGGCCATACCGTCTGGCAGGCGGCGCCGGCGTGCGCGCCCTGCCTCGAATCCGCCCCGTGCCCCCATAATGTCGCCTGCCTCGAAGTTTTCCGGGACAGGGGCTTCGCCCGCCAGCTCGCGCGGGTCTTCAGCACGGGCGGCACGGATGCCGGGAACTCCCTCACGCTGCCTCCGGCCCTGCACTGCTGGCAAAGCGGGCTTGACGGCCTCGGCGGCCGCCTGCGCCTTGCTGGCGGGGAAGATCCCGATGCCTTCCTGCGCGAGGGAGCCCGCGCCGTGCTCGCGGAATGGCTTGGACTTGCGCCCGGCGCCGTGGAGGCGCCAGAGCCCGCAAACGCGGCGCAACGCGATGAATTGCGCCGCCTGCACGAAGCCCTCTTGCCCGACCCCGAATGGATGCTGCCGCAAGGGAGGTACGCATGACAGCCCAGGCCCTGCGCATTCTTGTGGTCCTGCCCATGTATGGCGGCTCGCTCCCCATCGGGCGCTATTGCGCGCGCGCCCTGACGGATCTCGGGCATACGGTGCGCGTTTTCGAGGCGCCGGCGCTCTACCCGGCCTTCACGGGCCTCGGCAAGCTCGACCTCACGCCGGCCCGCAAGGGCCCTCTGGAAGCGGCTTTTTTGCAGGTCGTCGCCCAGGCCATCTGGGCCCAGGCCGAGGAGCTGGCGCCCCAGCTCGTGCTCGCGCTGGCGCAGGCCCCCATGAGCCGCAACCTGCTCCAGCGCTTCCGCCGCGCCGGCGTGCGCACGGCCATGTGGTTCGTGGAGGATTACCGCCTCTTCACCTATTGGCAGGCCTATGCGCCGCTGTATGACTTCTTCGCGGTCATCCAGAAGGAGCCCTTCCTTTCCGAGCTCGCCGCCATCGGCCAGCCGCACGCGCTCTACCTGCCGCTGGCGGCGCTCCCTGAGTTCCACAAGCCGCTTGCCCTGAGCGCGACCGAACAGCGGGAATACGGCTCGGACATCGCCTTTCTCGGCGCGGGCTATCCCAACCGGCGCCTCGCCTTCCGGCCGCTGGCGGGGCGCGATTTCAAGATCTGGGGTTCGGACTGGGAGGGGGAGAACCTGCTTGCGCGCAATATCCAGCGGGGGGGCAGCCGCATCGGCGAGGAGGAGAGCGTCAAGATCTACAATGCCGCCAAGGTGAACCTCAACCTCCACTCCAGCGTGTCGGCCAAGGATCTCGTGAGCCACGGGGATTTCCTCAATCCGCGCACCTTTGAGCTGGCCGCCATGGGCGCCTTCCAGCTGGTGGACCGCCGCACGCTCATGGACGGCCTCTTCGGGCCGGACGAGCTGGCGACCTTTGAGAGCCCCGAAGAATTTTACCAGAAGATCGACTACTTCCTCGCCCATCCCGGGGAGCGGGAGGCCTATGCCCGCCGCGCGCGCGAACGCGTCCTCGCCGAGCACACCTATGAGCGGCGCATGCAGACCTTGCTTTCGGCCATGGAAAAGGAGCTCGGCCCGTGGCGCACCGAGCCCCGGGAAGGAGCGCAGGCGCCGGGACTCGATGCGGCACTTCGGGAGGAGCTCGCGCGACTCACCGGGAGCCTCGGCCTGCCGCCACATGCGCCTTTTGAGGACGTGATGGACAGGCTGCGCCGCCGCACGGGCCCGCTCAGCGCGACGGAGACGGCCCTGCTCTTCCTCGACGAGTGGCGCAGGCAGTACAAAAAGTAGCTGCCGCTAAAAGGCCGTGAGCTCCAGATAATAGGGCAGCGTGAAGGCCATGGCGAGGAGCAGCGCCACGGCGAGCGTCACCCGGTGGCGTAGGGCCACGGCGCTCTTGCGCACGAGCGTCCAGAGCAGGACGGGGATGAGCCAGAGTAAAAGCCGCGTGCTCTCAAGGATGGCCTCCTGCGAGGTGATGCCTGCCGCGCCCCAGGCCCCGGACATCCTGATAGCGGTGAGCGCGAGCAGCGCGAGCCACAGCAAGGCCCAGGCATTGCGCGCCCATGCGGCGCACCAGGGGATCATGGTATTGTAATAGTCGCGCCCGAAGTCGTCCTTGTGGCGCCGCAGGGGCAGCCACAGCGCGCCGGCGGCGGCGGGCAGCGCGATGAAGAGGGGCAGCGTGCAGGCCGCTGCCGTCCACACGGGGGAGGCCCAGTCGGCC contains:
- a CDS encoding proline--tRNA ligase, translating into MRFSSCYIPTLKESPADAEVVSHKLLLRAGMVRRLTSGLYIYLPLGLKVITKIADVIREEMAAAGFQELLLPMVQPADLWKETGRWEHYGKELLRFRDRNDREYCLGPTHEEVITDLVRGEVRSYRQLPVRLYQIQTKFRDEIRPRFGLMRGREFLMKDAYSFDADMEGAQKSYQLMYDAYVRIFTRLGLRFRAVEADTGSIGGNFSHEFMVLADTGEDTIAVCDSCDYAANLERAEAVWTGKQCTDACPDVKPVATPGAHTVEEVTTLLGISPKELVKTMLFSVDGETVAVLVRGDREVNPVKLKNLLKAQEVELANSAAVEALTQAPLGFAGPVGLKLPIYADLELQGGTNYVTGANKGDTHLMHVDLNRDASITAWADLREVIEGDVCPRCGGRLSLTRGIEVGHIFMLGLKYSSSMHAAFLDENGKEKLMIMGCYGIGVSRVAAAAIEQNHDDGGIVFPPPVAPFDCILLNLDPRDEKVTAEAEALYALLEKQGVDTLLDDREERPGVKFKDADLLGIPLQLVLGGKSLARGVVEAKDRRSGEKTELPLDGFAEAFADWAEGVRQAWAARA
- the ispG gene encoding flavodoxin-dependent (E)-4-hydroxy-3-methylbut-2-enyl-diphosphate synthase, which encodes MGGNSREVRLGSLRIGGGAPVMVQSMTNTDTRDAEATVAQIRRLVAAGCEAVRVAVPDEAAVRALPAIRAGSPVPLIADIHFDHRLAVAALEAGLEGLRINPGNIGPAAHVDRVVDAAKAHGAVVRIGVNGGSLEKPLLERFGGPRPEALVESALGHLRLLERRGFYDVKISLKSSSVLDTITAYRRLAEACDCPLHIGVTEAGGSMRGTVKSSVGLGILLHEGIGDTLRVSLTADPVEEVAVAWEILRALGLRSRGPEIISCPTCGRTEIDLFALLRAVEERLATTTAPLKVAVMGCVVNGPGEAREADIGLAGGRGKGIIFRKGEVVRVARGQEALLAAFMEELQKLLDGAGAPSGAGGA
- a CDS encoding FlgO family outer membrane protein; the protein is MKNPYRLALFSVFLLAVLAGCSTRGTANDPGYVDAVEIKLKCRELADQMLATVPNDALQGFVAMPTSFVDENNTSTSSPLGRLMAESMFYEFNQRGFPTREYRLTGKISVVGGRDDLALVANQVVPYEGQKWAALVVGTYYVDKDATFVNVRLVRASDGLVLRTGELVLVNTPVVLRMGKSDPPAVPVAASAPSQPAGPRINGGLYGQLPAPADTLKSGSVRIIQGK
- a CDS encoding FlgO family outer membrane protein, translating into MPRLVLIILVLAVLLFPLAAAAGNVPRAGEDIAEQLDEQLMMRYAGSSPDMSKKELRALARSRILIMGTTPANLNNLEQANPLARQMLEEVSSDLVDMGYRYEELRRGKDIRFDKRTGEFILTRDVRKLASKSGVGQAILAGTYVVSGQQVRFTMSLISVATNEVIAKAMGTVPITPDLVPLLQENMPAGSGLKPSVYTRLQ
- a CDS encoding glycosyltransferase family 9 protein, encoding MAKILVIQAARFGDLVQSKRLLLSLAAEGALHLAVDASLAPLARLLYPGVSVHPFAFHGHDEARALAENLPAMEGLRELSPDLVYNCNFSVLTGALCRLFAPETVIGYRPAPVSDGGLLRSPWARLAFQLSRRRRISPLNLVDFWAWFAPAPMAPGLVNPDARPGGRGLGVALAGREARRSLPVPVLAEVVKTLAALLGNPRIVLLGSASERPAAHKLLRELPPRAAAQVEDLSGKTDWAGLVDAVSGLDALVTPDTGLMHLAAHLGVPVLAFFLSSAWAHETGPYGLGHTVWQAAPACAPCLESAPCPHNVACLEVFRDRGFARQLARVFSTGGTDAGNSLTLPPALHCWQSGLDGLGGRLRLAGGEDPDAFLREGARAVLAEWLGLAPGAVEAPEPANAAQRDELRRLHEALLPDPEWMLPQGRYA
- a CDS encoding glycosyltransferase → MTAQALRILVVLPMYGGSLPIGRYCARALTDLGHTVRVFEAPALYPAFTGLGKLDLTPARKGPLEAAFLQVVAQAIWAQAEELAPQLVLALAQAPMSRNLLQRFRRAGVRTAMWFVEDYRLFTYWQAYAPLYDFFAVIQKEPFLSELAAIGQPHALYLPLAALPEFHKPLALSATEQREYGSDIAFLGAGYPNRRLAFRPLAGRDFKIWGSDWEGENLLARNIQRGGSRIGEEESVKIYNAAKVNLNLHSSVSAKDLVSHGDFLNPRTFELAAMGAFQLVDRRTLMDGLFGPDELATFESPEEFYQKIDYFLAHPGEREAYARRARERVLAEHTYERRMQTLLSAMEKELGPWRTEPREGAQAPGLDAALREELARLTGSLGLPPHAPFEDVMDRLRRRTGPLSATETALLFLDEWRRQYKK